From one Perca fluviatilis chromosome 10, GENO_Pfluv_1.0, whole genome shotgun sequence genomic stretch:
- the atp11c gene encoding phospholipid-transporting ATPase IG isoform X1 codes for MLRRRLNRLLGGDERRVDSRTIYVGHRSSSTSEAFIPPKFCDNRIVSSKYTVWNFLPKNLFEQFRRIANFYFLIIFLVQVIVDTPTSPVTSGLPLFFVITVTAIKQGYEDWLRHKADNEVNKYPVTVLEQGRKIRKESEKIKVGDVVEVEEDETFPCDLILLQSSRDDDTCFVTTASLDGESNHKTHYTVPDTEKDLESLNATIECEQPQPDLYKFVGRMHIYKNEQETAVRSLGPENLLLKGATLKNTQKICGVAVYTGMETKMALNYQGKSQKRSAVEKSINAFLLVYLCILVSKALVCTTLKYVWQSKPGQDEPWYNEKTQREKDTNLYLKMFTDFLSFMVLFNFIIPVSMYVTVEMQKFLGSFFITWDKDFFDPEIKEGALVNTSDLNEELGQVEYVFTDKTGTLTQNNMEFIECCIDGFQYKYRDANSELDGFCVTDGPVNKVQQKAGREREELFLRALCLCHTVQVKESTEQSQGDGLIDQVDGFGVDGEVPHPPQEQRGFIASSPDEVALVKGAMRYGFTFLGLESKTMKILTRNNDVEMYELLHVLNFDPVRRRMSVIVRSKSGDTLLFCKGADSSIFPRVRQEEVERIRMNVERNATEGYRTLCVAYKYLSAEEYAQADAGLREARLALQDREEKLITVYNQVETGMSLIGATAVEDRLQEEAAETMEALQGAGIKVWVLTGDKMETAKSTCYACRLFQRNTELLELTVRTLEDGGRKREDRLHELLLEYHKKAVQDAPPVKAGVTRTWSSATQDYGFIIDGATLSMVLNSSSESNSSRYKNLFLQICQNCASVLCCRMAPLQKAQIVKMVKNSKGSPITLSIGDGANDVSMILEAHVGIGIKGKEGRQAVRNSDYAIPKLKHLKKLLLAHGHLYYVRIAHLVQYFFYKNLCFILPQFLYQFFCGYSQQPLYDAAYLTMYNICFTSMPILAYSLLEQHICMEVLLDNSTLYREIAKNAMLRWGPFLYWTLLGVFHGLLFFFGVRYLFSNPALQDNGQVFGNWSYGTIVFTVLVFTVTLKLALDTRHWTWINHFVIWGSLAFYMFFSFFWGGIIWPFLKQQRLYFVFANMLSSVSAWLVIILLILLSLLPEILLVVFRKPRGPHTRQKKPVQSSVGGNQSPRSSARPLLMRTFSDESNTVI; via the exons CTTGGCGGCGATGAAAGAAGAGTAGACAGTAGGACTATCTATGTTGGTCATCGGTCATCTTCAACCAGTGAGGCTTTCATCCCACCCAAGTTCTGTGATAACAGGATTGTGTCCTCCAAG TATACAGTTTGGAACTTTCTACCAAAGAACCTGTTTGAGCAGTTTAGAAGAATTGCCAATTTCTACTTCCTTATCATCTTCCTGGTGCAG GTAATAGTGGACACCCCCACCAGCCCAGTCACCAGTGGCCTACCCTTATTTTTTGTGATTACAGTAACCGCTATCAAGCAG GGCTATGAGGACTGGCTACGGCACAAGGCTGACAATGAGGTGAATAAGTACCCAGTGACCGTGCTGGAACAAGGCCGGAAGATACGGAAGGAGAGTGAGAAGATCAAG GTTGGAGATGTTGTTGAGGTGGAGGAAGATGAGACCTTTCCCTGTGATTTAATACTGCTGCAGTCTAGCCGAGATGACGACACATGTTTCGTTACCACCGCAAGTCTGGATGGAGAGTCCAACCATAAG acacactacacagtgCCAGACACGGAGAAGGATCTGGAATCTCTCAACGCTACCATTGAGTGTGAACAGCCACAGCCTGACCTTTACAA GTTTGTCGGCCGTATGCACATCTACAAAAATGAACAGGAGACTGCAGTGAG GTCTTTGGGCCCAGAAAACCTCCTGCTGAAAGGGGCAACTTTAAAGAACACTCAGAAAATCTGTG GTGTTGCAGTTTATACTGGCATGGAGACAAAGATGGCTCTCAACTATCAGGGCAAGTCTCAGAAACGCTCTGCTGTGGAGAA GTCTATCAATGCCTTCCTTCTGGTTTACCTTTGCATATTGGTGAGCAAGGCCCTAGTGTGCACTACTCTTAAGTATGTGTGGCAAAGCAAGCCCGGGCAGGATGAGCCTTGGTACAACGAGAAAAcccagagagagaaggacaCCAATCTG TACCTAAAGATGTTCACTGACTTCCTGTCCTTCATGGTGCTCTTCAACTTCATCATTCCGGTGTCCATGTATGTGACGGTTGAGATGCAGAAGTTTTTGGGATCCTTTTTCATCACATGGGACAAGGACTTCTTTGACCCTGAAATCAAGGAGGGGGCACTGGTCAACACTTCAGACCTCAATGAGGAACTGGGACAG GTGGAGTATGTCTTTACAGACAAGACGGGCACCCTCACTCAGAACAACATGGAGTTCATAGAGTGCTGCATTGACGGCTTTCAGTACAAGTACCGGGACGCAAACTCAGAGTTGGACGGATTCTGTGTCACAGATGGACCTGTGAACAAAGTGCAGCAGAAAGCTGGCAGG GAGAGGGAAGAGCTGTTTCTGCGTGCCCTGTGTCTGTGCCACACAGTCCAGGTGAAGGAGTCTACTGAGCAGAGCCAAGGGGACGGACTGATAGACCAGGTGGATGGCTTCGGGGTGGATGGAGAGGTGCCTCATCCACCGCAGGAGCAGAGAGGCTTTATTGCCTCCTCCCCTGATGAGGTTGCTCTGGTCAAGGGTGCCATGAG GTATGGCTTCACATTTCTGGGTCTCGAAAGTAAAACCATGAAAATTCTCACCAGGAACAATGATGTTGAAAT GTATGAACTGCTTCACGTGTTGAACTTTGACCCAGTGAGAAGGCGAATGAGTGTAATCGTCAGATCCAAATCAG GTGATACGTTGCTCTTCTGTAAGGGAGCGGACTCTTCCATCTTTCCTCGAGTCAGACAGGAGGAGGTTGAACGGATACGCATGAATGTGGAGCGTAATGCAACA GAGGGCTACCGGACGCTATGTGTGGCCTACAAATATCTCAGTGCAGAAGAGTACGCCCAGGCAGATGCAGGATTGAGGGAAGCTAGACTGGCTCTGCAGGACAGAGAGGAGAAGCTCATTACTGTTTACAACCAAGTGGAGACTGGCATGAGTCTAATAGGAGCTACTGCTGTAGAAGATCG GCTTCAAGAGGAGGCAGCAGAGACCATGGAGGCTCTGCAGGGTGCAGGCATTAAAGTTTGGGTCCTAACGGGGGACAAGATGGAGACGGCAAAGTCCACCTGTTACGCTTGTAGGTTGTTCCAGAGAAATACAGAGCTGTTGGAGCTGACGGTGCGTACTttggaggatggagggaggaagcGGGAGGACCGACTGCATGAGCTCTTGCTTGAATACCACAAGAAAGCTGTACAGGATGCACCACCGGTAAAGGCTGGCGTCACCAG GACCTGGTCTTCAGCAACCCAGGACTATGGTTTCATCATAGATGGAGCCACTCTATCGATGGTGCTCAACTCCTCCTCTGAATCCAACTCGAGTCGCTACAAGAACCTGTTCCTGCAGATATGTCAAAACTGCGCATCTGTGCTCTGCTGCCGCATGGCTCCTCTACAAAAGGCACAG ATAGTTAAAATGGTGAAGAATTCTAAAGGCAGCCCTATCACCCTTTCCATTGGAGATGGTGCCAATGATGTCAGCATGATTTTGGAAGCTCACGTTGGCATTG GTATTAAGGGTAAAGAGGGTCGGCAGGCAGTGAGGAACAGTGATTATGCCATCCCCAAACTCAAGCACCTCAAGAAACTTTTGTTGGCTCACGGGCATCTCTACTATGTTCGCATTGCACACCTGGTGCAATATTTCTTTTACAAG AACCTTTGCTTCATCTTACCTCAGTTTTTGTACCAGTTCTTCTGTGGCTATTCCCAGCAA CCCCTGTATGATGCGGCCTATCTGACGATGTACAACATCTGCTTCACCTCTATGCCCATCCTGGCTTACAGTCTCTTGGAGCAGCACATCTGCATGGAGGTTCTGCTGGACAATTCTACCCTCTACAG AGAGATTGCTAAGAACGCCATGCTACGGTGGGGACCGTTCCTCTATTGGACTCTACTTGGAGTCTTTCATGGCTTGCTCTTCTTCTTTGGTGTTCGATATTTGTTCAGTAACCCAGCACTGCAGGATAATGGCCAG GTTTTTGGGAACTGGTCATATGGAACAATTGTCTTCACTGTCCTCGTCTTCACTGTCACACTAAAG CTCGCTCTGGACACGCGGCACTGGACATGGATCAACCACTTTGTAATCTGGGGCTCCCtggctttctacatgtttttcAGCTTCTTCTGGGGAGGAATAATATG GCCTTTCCTGAAGCAGCAACgtttgtactttgtgtttgCCAACATGCTGAGTTCGGTGTCAGCCTGGCTGGTCATCATCTTGCTCATCCTGCTCAGCCTACTGCCAGAGATCCTGCTTGTGGTGTTCCGCAAGCCCCGTGGGCCCCACACTCGACAG
- the atp11c gene encoding phospholipid-transporting ATPase IG isoform X2 translates to MLRRRLNRLLGGDERRVDSRTIYVGHRSSSTSEAFIPPKFCDNRIVSSKYTVWNFLPKNLFEQFRRIANFYFLIIFLVQVIVDTPTSPVTSGLPLFFVITVTAIKQGYEDWLRHKADNEVNKYPVTVLEQGRKIRKESEKIKVGDVVEVEEDETFPCDLILLQSSRDDDTCFVTTASLDGESNHKTHYTVPDTEKDLESLNATIECEQPQPDLYKFVGRMHIYKNEQETAVRSLGPENLLLKGATLKNTQKICGVAVYTGMETKMALNYQGKSQKRSAVEKSINAFLLVYLCILVSKALVCTTLKYVWQSKPGQDEPWYNEKTQREKDTNLYLKMFTDFLSFMVLFNFIIPVSMYVTVEMQKFLGSFFITWDKDFFDPEIKEGALVNTSDLNEELGQVEYVFTDKTGTLTQNNMEFIECCIDGFQYKYRDANSELDGFCVTDGPVNKVQQKAGREREELFLRALCLCHTVQVKESTEQSQGDGLIDQVDGFGVDGEVPHPPQEQRGFIASSPDEVALVKGAMRYGFTFLGLESKTMKILTRNNDVEMYELLHVLNFDPVRRRMSVIVRSKSGDTLLFCKGADSSIFPRVRQEEVERIRMNVERNATEGYRTLCVAYKYLSAEEYAQADAGLREARLALQDREEKLITVYNQVETGMSLIGATAVEDRLQEEAAETMEALQGAGIKVWVLTGDKMETAKSTCYACRLFQRNTELLELTVRTLEDGGRKREDRLHELLLEYHKKAVQDAPPVKAGVTRTWSSATQDYGFIIDGATLSMVLNSSSESNSSRYKNLFLQICQNCASVLCCRMAPLQKAQIVKMVKNSKGSPITLSIGDGANDVSMILEAHVGIGIKGKEGRQAVRNSDYAIPKLKHLKKLLLAHGHLYYVRIAHLVQYFFYKNLCFILPQFLYQFFCGYSQQPLYDAAYLTMYNICFTSMPILAYSLLEQHICMEVLLDNSTLYREIAKNAMLRWGPFLYWTLLGVFHGLLFFFGVRYLFSNPALQDNGQVFGNWSYGTIVFTVLVFTVTLKLALDTRHWTWINHFVIWGSLAFYMFFSFFWGGIIWPFLKQQRLYFVFANMLSSVSAWLVIILLILLSLLPEILLVVFRKPRGPHTRQKPVQSSVGGNQSPRSSARPLLMRTFSDESNTVI, encoded by the exons CTTGGCGGCGATGAAAGAAGAGTAGACAGTAGGACTATCTATGTTGGTCATCGGTCATCTTCAACCAGTGAGGCTTTCATCCCACCCAAGTTCTGTGATAACAGGATTGTGTCCTCCAAG TATACAGTTTGGAACTTTCTACCAAAGAACCTGTTTGAGCAGTTTAGAAGAATTGCCAATTTCTACTTCCTTATCATCTTCCTGGTGCAG GTAATAGTGGACACCCCCACCAGCCCAGTCACCAGTGGCCTACCCTTATTTTTTGTGATTACAGTAACCGCTATCAAGCAG GGCTATGAGGACTGGCTACGGCACAAGGCTGACAATGAGGTGAATAAGTACCCAGTGACCGTGCTGGAACAAGGCCGGAAGATACGGAAGGAGAGTGAGAAGATCAAG GTTGGAGATGTTGTTGAGGTGGAGGAAGATGAGACCTTTCCCTGTGATTTAATACTGCTGCAGTCTAGCCGAGATGACGACACATGTTTCGTTACCACCGCAAGTCTGGATGGAGAGTCCAACCATAAG acacactacacagtgCCAGACACGGAGAAGGATCTGGAATCTCTCAACGCTACCATTGAGTGTGAACAGCCACAGCCTGACCTTTACAA GTTTGTCGGCCGTATGCACATCTACAAAAATGAACAGGAGACTGCAGTGAG GTCTTTGGGCCCAGAAAACCTCCTGCTGAAAGGGGCAACTTTAAAGAACACTCAGAAAATCTGTG GTGTTGCAGTTTATACTGGCATGGAGACAAAGATGGCTCTCAACTATCAGGGCAAGTCTCAGAAACGCTCTGCTGTGGAGAA GTCTATCAATGCCTTCCTTCTGGTTTACCTTTGCATATTGGTGAGCAAGGCCCTAGTGTGCACTACTCTTAAGTATGTGTGGCAAAGCAAGCCCGGGCAGGATGAGCCTTGGTACAACGAGAAAAcccagagagagaaggacaCCAATCTG TACCTAAAGATGTTCACTGACTTCCTGTCCTTCATGGTGCTCTTCAACTTCATCATTCCGGTGTCCATGTATGTGACGGTTGAGATGCAGAAGTTTTTGGGATCCTTTTTCATCACATGGGACAAGGACTTCTTTGACCCTGAAATCAAGGAGGGGGCACTGGTCAACACTTCAGACCTCAATGAGGAACTGGGACAG GTGGAGTATGTCTTTACAGACAAGACGGGCACCCTCACTCAGAACAACATGGAGTTCATAGAGTGCTGCATTGACGGCTTTCAGTACAAGTACCGGGACGCAAACTCAGAGTTGGACGGATTCTGTGTCACAGATGGACCTGTGAACAAAGTGCAGCAGAAAGCTGGCAGG GAGAGGGAAGAGCTGTTTCTGCGTGCCCTGTGTCTGTGCCACACAGTCCAGGTGAAGGAGTCTACTGAGCAGAGCCAAGGGGACGGACTGATAGACCAGGTGGATGGCTTCGGGGTGGATGGAGAGGTGCCTCATCCACCGCAGGAGCAGAGAGGCTTTATTGCCTCCTCCCCTGATGAGGTTGCTCTGGTCAAGGGTGCCATGAG GTATGGCTTCACATTTCTGGGTCTCGAAAGTAAAACCATGAAAATTCTCACCAGGAACAATGATGTTGAAAT GTATGAACTGCTTCACGTGTTGAACTTTGACCCAGTGAGAAGGCGAATGAGTGTAATCGTCAGATCCAAATCAG GTGATACGTTGCTCTTCTGTAAGGGAGCGGACTCTTCCATCTTTCCTCGAGTCAGACAGGAGGAGGTTGAACGGATACGCATGAATGTGGAGCGTAATGCAACA GAGGGCTACCGGACGCTATGTGTGGCCTACAAATATCTCAGTGCAGAAGAGTACGCCCAGGCAGATGCAGGATTGAGGGAAGCTAGACTGGCTCTGCAGGACAGAGAGGAGAAGCTCATTACTGTTTACAACCAAGTGGAGACTGGCATGAGTCTAATAGGAGCTACTGCTGTAGAAGATCG GCTTCAAGAGGAGGCAGCAGAGACCATGGAGGCTCTGCAGGGTGCAGGCATTAAAGTTTGGGTCCTAACGGGGGACAAGATGGAGACGGCAAAGTCCACCTGTTACGCTTGTAGGTTGTTCCAGAGAAATACAGAGCTGTTGGAGCTGACGGTGCGTACTttggaggatggagggaggaagcGGGAGGACCGACTGCATGAGCTCTTGCTTGAATACCACAAGAAAGCTGTACAGGATGCACCACCGGTAAAGGCTGGCGTCACCAG GACCTGGTCTTCAGCAACCCAGGACTATGGTTTCATCATAGATGGAGCCACTCTATCGATGGTGCTCAACTCCTCCTCTGAATCCAACTCGAGTCGCTACAAGAACCTGTTCCTGCAGATATGTCAAAACTGCGCATCTGTGCTCTGCTGCCGCATGGCTCCTCTACAAAAGGCACAG ATAGTTAAAATGGTGAAGAATTCTAAAGGCAGCCCTATCACCCTTTCCATTGGAGATGGTGCCAATGATGTCAGCATGATTTTGGAAGCTCACGTTGGCATTG GTATTAAGGGTAAAGAGGGTCGGCAGGCAGTGAGGAACAGTGATTATGCCATCCCCAAACTCAAGCACCTCAAGAAACTTTTGTTGGCTCACGGGCATCTCTACTATGTTCGCATTGCACACCTGGTGCAATATTTCTTTTACAAG AACCTTTGCTTCATCTTACCTCAGTTTTTGTACCAGTTCTTCTGTGGCTATTCCCAGCAA CCCCTGTATGATGCGGCCTATCTGACGATGTACAACATCTGCTTCACCTCTATGCCCATCCTGGCTTACAGTCTCTTGGAGCAGCACATCTGCATGGAGGTTCTGCTGGACAATTCTACCCTCTACAG AGAGATTGCTAAGAACGCCATGCTACGGTGGGGACCGTTCCTCTATTGGACTCTACTTGGAGTCTTTCATGGCTTGCTCTTCTTCTTTGGTGTTCGATATTTGTTCAGTAACCCAGCACTGCAGGATAATGGCCAG GTTTTTGGGAACTGGTCATATGGAACAATTGTCTTCACTGTCCTCGTCTTCACTGTCACACTAAAG CTCGCTCTGGACACGCGGCACTGGACATGGATCAACCACTTTGTAATCTGGGGCTCCCtggctttctacatgtttttcAGCTTCTTCTGGGGAGGAATAATATG GCCTTTCCTGAAGCAGCAACgtttgtactttgtgtttgCCAACATGCTGAGTTCGGTGTCAGCCTGGCTGGTCATCATCTTGCTCATCCTGCTCAGCCTACTGCCAGAGATCCTGCTTGTGGTGTTCCGCAAGCCCCGTGGGCCCCACACTCGACAG
- the atp11c gene encoding phospholipid-transporting ATPase 11C isoform X3, which translates to MLRRRLNRLLGGDERRVDSRTIYVGHRSSSTSEAFIPPKFCDNRIVSSKYTVWNFLPKNLFEQFRRIANFYFLIIFLVQVIVDTPTSPVTSGLPLFFVITVTAIKQGYEDWLRHKADNEVNKYPVTVLEQGRKIRKESEKIKVGDVVEVEEDETFPCDLILLQSSRDDDTCFVTTASLDGESNHKTHYTVPDTEKDLESLNATIECEQPQPDLYKFVGRMHIYKNEQETAVRSLGPENLLLKGATLKNTQKICGVAVYTGMETKMALNYQGKSQKRSAVEKSINAFLLVYLCILVSKALVCTTLKYVWQSKPGQDEPWYNEKTQREKDTNLYLKMFTDFLSFMVLFNFIIPVSMYVTVEMQKFLGSFFITWDKDFFDPEIKEGALVNTSDLNEELGQVEYVFTDKTGTLTQNNMEFIECCIDGFQYKYRDANSELDGFCVTDGPVNKVQQKAGREREELFLRALCLCHTVQVKESTEQSQGDGLIDQVDGFGVDGEVPHPPQEQRGFIASSPDEVALVKGAMRYGFTFLGLESKTMKILTRNNDVEMYELLHVLNFDPVRRRMSVIVRSKSGDTLLFCKGADSSIFPRVRQEEVERIRMNVERNATEGYRTLCVAYKYLSAEEYAQADAGLREARLALQDREEKLITVYNQVETGMSLIGATAVEDRLQEEAAETMEALQGAGIKVWVLTGDKMETAKSTCYACRLFQRNTELLELTVRTLEDGGRKREDRLHELLLEYHKKAVQDAPPVKAGVTRTWSSATQDYGFIIDGATLSMVLNSSSESNSSRYKNLFLQICQNCASVLCCRMAPLQKAQIVKMVKNSKGSPITLSIGDGANDVSMILEAHVGIGIKGKEGRQAVRNSDYAIPKLKHLKKLLLAHGHLYYVRIAHLVQYFFYKNLCFILPQFLYQFFCGYSQQPLYDAAYLTMYNICFTSMPILAYSLLEQHICMEVLLDNSTLYREIAKNAMLRWGPFLYWTLLGVFHGLLFFFGVRYLFSNPALQDNGQVFGNWSYGTIVFTVLVFTVTLKLALDTRHWTWINHFVIWGSLAFYMFFSFFWGGIIWPFLKQQRLYFVFANMLSSVSAWLVIILLILLSLLPEILLVVFRKPRGPHTRQMKHRLPSSGTSTIFMLSQTASSHSFSWSD; encoded by the exons CTTGGCGGCGATGAAAGAAGAGTAGACAGTAGGACTATCTATGTTGGTCATCGGTCATCTTCAACCAGTGAGGCTTTCATCCCACCCAAGTTCTGTGATAACAGGATTGTGTCCTCCAAG TATACAGTTTGGAACTTTCTACCAAAGAACCTGTTTGAGCAGTTTAGAAGAATTGCCAATTTCTACTTCCTTATCATCTTCCTGGTGCAG GTAATAGTGGACACCCCCACCAGCCCAGTCACCAGTGGCCTACCCTTATTTTTTGTGATTACAGTAACCGCTATCAAGCAG GGCTATGAGGACTGGCTACGGCACAAGGCTGACAATGAGGTGAATAAGTACCCAGTGACCGTGCTGGAACAAGGCCGGAAGATACGGAAGGAGAGTGAGAAGATCAAG GTTGGAGATGTTGTTGAGGTGGAGGAAGATGAGACCTTTCCCTGTGATTTAATACTGCTGCAGTCTAGCCGAGATGACGACACATGTTTCGTTACCACCGCAAGTCTGGATGGAGAGTCCAACCATAAG acacactacacagtgCCAGACACGGAGAAGGATCTGGAATCTCTCAACGCTACCATTGAGTGTGAACAGCCACAGCCTGACCTTTACAA GTTTGTCGGCCGTATGCACATCTACAAAAATGAACAGGAGACTGCAGTGAG GTCTTTGGGCCCAGAAAACCTCCTGCTGAAAGGGGCAACTTTAAAGAACACTCAGAAAATCTGTG GTGTTGCAGTTTATACTGGCATGGAGACAAAGATGGCTCTCAACTATCAGGGCAAGTCTCAGAAACGCTCTGCTGTGGAGAA GTCTATCAATGCCTTCCTTCTGGTTTACCTTTGCATATTGGTGAGCAAGGCCCTAGTGTGCACTACTCTTAAGTATGTGTGGCAAAGCAAGCCCGGGCAGGATGAGCCTTGGTACAACGAGAAAAcccagagagagaaggacaCCAATCTG TACCTAAAGATGTTCACTGACTTCCTGTCCTTCATGGTGCTCTTCAACTTCATCATTCCGGTGTCCATGTATGTGACGGTTGAGATGCAGAAGTTTTTGGGATCCTTTTTCATCACATGGGACAAGGACTTCTTTGACCCTGAAATCAAGGAGGGGGCACTGGTCAACACTTCAGACCTCAATGAGGAACTGGGACAG GTGGAGTATGTCTTTACAGACAAGACGGGCACCCTCACTCAGAACAACATGGAGTTCATAGAGTGCTGCATTGACGGCTTTCAGTACAAGTACCGGGACGCAAACTCAGAGTTGGACGGATTCTGTGTCACAGATGGACCTGTGAACAAAGTGCAGCAGAAAGCTGGCAGG GAGAGGGAAGAGCTGTTTCTGCGTGCCCTGTGTCTGTGCCACACAGTCCAGGTGAAGGAGTCTACTGAGCAGAGCCAAGGGGACGGACTGATAGACCAGGTGGATGGCTTCGGGGTGGATGGAGAGGTGCCTCATCCACCGCAGGAGCAGAGAGGCTTTATTGCCTCCTCCCCTGATGAGGTTGCTCTGGTCAAGGGTGCCATGAG GTATGGCTTCACATTTCTGGGTCTCGAAAGTAAAACCATGAAAATTCTCACCAGGAACAATGATGTTGAAAT GTATGAACTGCTTCACGTGTTGAACTTTGACCCAGTGAGAAGGCGAATGAGTGTAATCGTCAGATCCAAATCAG GTGATACGTTGCTCTTCTGTAAGGGAGCGGACTCTTCCATCTTTCCTCGAGTCAGACAGGAGGAGGTTGAACGGATACGCATGAATGTGGAGCGTAATGCAACA GAGGGCTACCGGACGCTATGTGTGGCCTACAAATATCTCAGTGCAGAAGAGTACGCCCAGGCAGATGCAGGATTGAGGGAAGCTAGACTGGCTCTGCAGGACAGAGAGGAGAAGCTCATTACTGTTTACAACCAAGTGGAGACTGGCATGAGTCTAATAGGAGCTACTGCTGTAGAAGATCG GCTTCAAGAGGAGGCAGCAGAGACCATGGAGGCTCTGCAGGGTGCAGGCATTAAAGTTTGGGTCCTAACGGGGGACAAGATGGAGACGGCAAAGTCCACCTGTTACGCTTGTAGGTTGTTCCAGAGAAATACAGAGCTGTTGGAGCTGACGGTGCGTACTttggaggatggagggaggaagcGGGAGGACCGACTGCATGAGCTCTTGCTTGAATACCACAAGAAAGCTGTACAGGATGCACCACCGGTAAAGGCTGGCGTCACCAG GACCTGGTCTTCAGCAACCCAGGACTATGGTTTCATCATAGATGGAGCCACTCTATCGATGGTGCTCAACTCCTCCTCTGAATCCAACTCGAGTCGCTACAAGAACCTGTTCCTGCAGATATGTCAAAACTGCGCATCTGTGCTCTGCTGCCGCATGGCTCCTCTACAAAAGGCACAG ATAGTTAAAATGGTGAAGAATTCTAAAGGCAGCCCTATCACCCTTTCCATTGGAGATGGTGCCAATGATGTCAGCATGATTTTGGAAGCTCACGTTGGCATTG GTATTAAGGGTAAAGAGGGTCGGCAGGCAGTGAGGAACAGTGATTATGCCATCCCCAAACTCAAGCACCTCAAGAAACTTTTGTTGGCTCACGGGCATCTCTACTATGTTCGCATTGCACACCTGGTGCAATATTTCTTTTACAAG AACCTTTGCTTCATCTTACCTCAGTTTTTGTACCAGTTCTTCTGTGGCTATTCCCAGCAA CCCCTGTATGATGCGGCCTATCTGACGATGTACAACATCTGCTTCACCTCTATGCCCATCCTGGCTTACAGTCTCTTGGAGCAGCACATCTGCATGGAGGTTCTGCTGGACAATTCTACCCTCTACAG AGAGATTGCTAAGAACGCCATGCTACGGTGGGGACCGTTCCTCTATTGGACTCTACTTGGAGTCTTTCATGGCTTGCTCTTCTTCTTTGGTGTTCGATATTTGTTCAGTAACCCAGCACTGCAGGATAATGGCCAG GTTTTTGGGAACTGGTCATATGGAACAATTGTCTTCACTGTCCTCGTCTTCACTGTCACACTAAAG CTCGCTCTGGACACGCGGCACTGGACATGGATCAACCACTTTGTAATCTGGGGCTCCCtggctttctacatgtttttcAGCTTCTTCTGGGGAGGAATAATATG GCCTTTCCTGAAGCAGCAACgtttgtactttgtgtttgCCAACATGCTGAGTTCGGTGTCAGCCTGGCTGGTCATCATCTTGCTCATCCTGCTCAGCCTACTGCCAGAGATCCTGCTTGTGGTGTTCCGCAAGCCCCGTGGGCCCCACACTCGACAG ATGAAACATCGCCTTCCTTCCTCTGGGACATCTACTATCTTCATGTTGTCGCAGACCGCTAG